The following are from one region of the Gemmatimonadaceae bacterium genome:
- a CDS encoding addiction module protein has protein sequence MVDKSPILDSMTAQERIALMGRLWDSLDAAVAAPISPALAAELSRRETEADADPEAGIPWQALRDELRSRLP, from the coding sequence ATGGTCGACAAGTCCCCGATCCTCGACTCAATGACCGCCCAGGAGCGCATCGCGCTGATGGGGCGGCTGTGGGATAGCCTCGATGCGGCCGTAGCCGCGCCGATCTCCCCCGCGCTCGCGGCGGAGCTATCGCGCCGTGAGACCGAGGCCGATGCGGACCCTGAGGCCGGCATTCCCTGGCAGGCGCTTCGGGACGAACTGCGCAGCCGACTGCCCTGA
- a CDS encoding KOW motif-containing protein codes for MAASESTNLADGDSCIVIAGTHKGKTGTVRDMKRSKTGHVTITVVEADGERFKTLARNVTRVG; via the coding sequence ATGGCGGCGAGTGAATCGACGAATCTGGCGGATGGCGATTCGTGCATCGTCATCGCGGGCACGCACAAGGGAAAAACGGGTACGGTCCGCGACATGAAGCGGAGCAAGACCGGACACGTGACCATCACCGTGGTCGAAGCCGATGGCGAACGCTTCAAAACGCTCGCGCGCAACGTCACGCGCGTCGGGTGA
- a CDS encoding type II toxin-antitoxin system RelE/ParE family toxin, which yields MRRVVVRRLAQAEIAEAFEWYRARSVTAAGEFLAEVDRAMVEIEREPEHFPVVHGRLRRLLLQRFPYGVYFKVYAHSISVVGVIHGHRHPDVWLKRAAP from the coding sequence GTGCGTCGCGTCGTCGTTCGACGTCTCGCGCAGGCCGAGATCGCCGAGGCGTTCGAGTGGTATCGCGCGCGTTCGGTCACGGCCGCCGGAGAGTTCCTGGCGGAAGTTGATCGCGCGATGGTCGAGATCGAGCGAGAGCCGGAGCACTTCCCGGTCGTGCACGGGCGCCTCCGTCGCCTGCTGCTGCAGCGCTTCCCCTACGGCGTGTACTTCAAAGTGTACGCGCATTCGATCAGCGTGGTCGGTGTCATTCACGGGCACCGTCACCCCGATGTCTGGTTGAAGCGGGCCGCGCCATAA